The Triticum aestivum cultivar Chinese Spring chromosome 3A, IWGSC CS RefSeq v2.1, whole genome shotgun sequence genome includes a region encoding these proteins:
- the LOC123063309 gene encoding receptor-like cytoplasmic kinase 185, whose amino-acid sequence MSCFSCFGPALEAEGGKPGPDAKDPRAKDGAAPDRTGSDKLRLQGGSDPKNNHLTIPRDGSSQNIAAQIFTFRELAAATKNFRQDCMLGEGGFGRVYKGRLESGQAVAVKQLDRDGLQGNREFLVEVLMLSLLHHTNLVNLIGYCADGDQRLLVYEFMPLGSLEDHLHDVPPEKEPLDWNTRMKIAAGAAKGLEHLHDKASPPVIYRDFKSSNILLGEGFHPKLSDFGLAKLGPVGDNTHVSTRVMGTYGYCAPEYAMTGQLTVKSDVYSFGVVFLELITGRKAIDNTKPQGEQNLVAWARPLFKDRRKFPKMADPMLQGRFPMRGLYQALAVAAMCLQEQATTRPHIGDVVTALSYLASQTYDPNAPTQHTRSNSSTPRARNVGGRNSEQRNGRSPNHLSPRTSKHGGEVSRTSSTGGDSGRRSGLDEIDMAGSQAGSPAQTGRKRETPRIADRQRAIADAKIWGENSRERKRPNGSFDSTNE is encoded by the exons ATGAGCTGCTTCTCCTGCTTCGGCCCGGCCCTCGAGGCGGAGGGCGGCAAGCCGGGGCCCGACGCCAAGGACCCCCGCGCCAAGGACGGCGCCGCGCCGGATCGCACCGGATCAG ATAAATTGAGGCTGCAGGGTGGATCAGACCCTAAGAATAATCATCTAACCATCCCTCGGGATGGGAGCAGCCAAAACATTGCCGCGCAGATTTTCACTTTTCGTGAGCTTGCTGCTGCCACTAAGAACTTCAGACAAGATTGCATGTTGGGCGAGGGAGGTTTCGGACGTGTATATAAAGGTCGCCTAGAGAGTGGGCAG GCTGTTGCTGTGAAGCAACTTGATCGTGACGGGCTCCAAGGAAATAGAGAATTCCTTGTTGAGGTCCTCATGCTCAGTCTCTTGCATCACACTAACCTTGTCAATCTAATTGGTTATTGTGCTGATGGTGACCAACGCCTCCTTGTTTATGAGTTTATGCCACTGGGCTCATTAGAAGATCACTTGCATG ATGTGCCACCTGAGAAGGAACCTCTTGACTGGAACACACGGATGAAGATAGCTGCAGGTGCAGCCAAGGGCTTAGAGCATCTTCATGACAAGGCCAGCCCTCCTGTTATTTACCGGGATTTCAAATCGTCAAACATTCTTCTTGGTGAAGGGTTTCACCCAAAGCTGTCTGACTTTGGCCTTGCAAAACTCGGTCCAGTTGGTGACAACACTCATGTTTCAACACGTGTGATGGGAACTTATGGCTACTGTGCCCCAGAATATGCTATGACTGGGCAGCTCACAGTGAAATCGGATGTCTATAGCTTTGGCGTTGTTTTCCTTGAACTGATTACAGGGCGCAAAGCAATCGACAACACCAAACCCCAGGGGGAGCAAAACCTGGTGGCATGG GCTCGCCCACTCTTCAAGGATCGCAGGAAGTTTCCTAAGATGGCTGACCCAATGCTTCAAGGCCGGTTCCCTATGAGGGGTCTGTATCAGGCTTTAGCTGTTGCTGCCATGTGTTTGCAAGAGCAAGCCACAACCCGTCCTCATATAGGAGATGTTGTCACTGCTCTCTCATATCTAGCTTCTCAGACATATGATCCAAATGCCCCAACTCAACATACTCGGAGCAATTCATCAACCCCTAGGGCCAGAAATGTTGGTGGGCGGAACAGCGAACAGCGCAACGGCCGCTCACCAAATCATCTTTCTCCCAGGACATCAAAGCACGGAGGGGAGGTCAGCCGGACTAGTTCTACTGGTGGTGATTCTGGCCGTAGGTCAGGATTGGATGAAATTGACATGGCAGGATCACAGGCAGGCAGTCCAGCTCAGACAGGAAGGAAGAGAGAAACCCCAAGGATTGCTGACAGGCAGCGCGCCATTGCAGATGCTAAAATATGGGGGGAGAACTCCAGGGAGCGGAAGCGACCGAATGGCAGCTTTGATAGTACAAATGAGTAA